One window from the genome of Synergistetes bacterium HGW-Synergistetes-1 encodes:
- a CDS encoding quinolinate synthase encodes MTNVKERIIELKKKRNAAILAHYYVPDEVQEIADHMGDSYYLSVIASQIKEKVILFCGVYFMAESVKIMNPDKTVLMPDPGADCPMAHMAATYEIESMRDKYEDLAVVCYINSTAETKAHSDVCVTSSNALKVIRSLPQKNIFFIPDKNLGRYISLTIPEKNFIFNDGFCCVHAGIRAKDVLDLKKEHPEAKVVTHPECREEITGLSDHIGSTSSIIDYVEKCYSEEFIVCTERGIFHELNKRTSGKCFYTPSKCTVCMDMKKNTLENVLRALEEPGHEIHVDEEMAAKALQPLQNMLKYAKSE; translated from the coding sequence ATGACAAATGTCAAAGAAAGAATAATCGAGCTTAAAAAGAAAAGGAATGCTGCGATCCTTGCACATTACTATGTCCCGGACGAAGTGCAGGAGATCGCTGATCATATGGGCGATTCGTACTATTTGAGCGTGATAGCTTCTCAGATAAAGGAGAAGGTGATCCTATTCTGCGGAGTTTACTTCATGGCTGAGAGTGTGAAGATTATGAACCCGGACAAAACTGTTTTGATGCCGGACCCGGGAGCGGATTGTCCGATGGCTCACATGGCTGCAACGTATGAGATCGAAAGTATGCGGGACAAATACGAAGACCTTGCCGTTGTCTGCTATATAAATTCCACTGCAGAGACAAAAGCCCACTCTGATGTATGTGTCACTTCCTCGAATGCACTCAAAGTTATCAGATCCCTGCCTCAAAAAAACATCTTTTTCATTCCGGACAAAAACCTTGGAAGATACATATCTCTGACAATACCCGAAAAAAACTTTATTTTCAACGATGGTTTCTGCTGCGTGCACGCAGGGATCAGGGCAAAAGATGTCCTTGACCTGAAAAAGGAACATCCTGAGGCAAAGGTCGTCACTCACCCCGAATGCAGGGAAGAGATAACCGGGCTTTCGGATCACATTGGCAGCACCTCTAGTATTATCGATTATGTTGAAAAATGCTACTCTGAAGAATTTATTGTCTGCACGGAGAGAGGCATCTTCCATGAGCTCAATAAGAGGACATCAGGGAAATGCTTTTATACCCCCTCCAAATGTACTGTCTGTATGGATATGAAAAAGAACACGCTCGAAAATGTCCTAAGAGCTCTGGAGGAACCTGGCCATGAGATCCATGTCGATGAGGAAATGGCAGCAAAAGCCCTTCAACCTCTTCAAAACATGCTCAAGTATGCAAAAAGCGAATAG
- a CDS encoding GIY-YIG nuclease encodes MFQPTVYILASKPNGTLYVGVTSNLSQRITQHREDQVPGFSNKYHTYILVWYEYHETMISAIETEKKIKRWERQWKIDMIEKVNPNWEDLDI; translated from the coding sequence ATGTTTCAACCGACTGTTTATATCCTTGCAAGCAAACCAAACGGAACACTATATGTAGGAGTAACTTCAAATCTTTCACAGAGAATAACTCAACACAGGGAAGATCAGGTTCCCGGTTTTTCAAATAAATATCACACCTATATCCTTGTCTGGTACGAATATCATGAGACTATGATCTCAGCAATTGAAACAGAGAAAAAGATCAAAAGATGGGAAAGGCAATGGAAAATCGACATGATCGAAAAAGTAAATCCTAATTGGGAAGACCTGGATATATAA
- the nadC gene encoding nicotinate-nucleotide diphosphorylase (carboxylating): MQENIDRLIISALQEDISHEDITTNAVIKEYSKGRAKLICKEDGVIAGLKVFERVFLLLDNKIKIDHYFHDGDTVKENDTAALVEGDIRAILSGERTALNFIQRMSGIATHTRKIVKLLEGSGIKLLDTRKTTPNNRIFEKYAVRVGGGHNHRFNLSGGIMLKDNHIAAAGGVKQAVASAREYAPFVHKIEVEVEDLEMVKEAVEAKADIIMLDNMNVEEMKKAVEFIAGRAETECSGNVTIENIPMIRETGIDYISSGAITYNSSILDLSLKELERIK, encoded by the coding sequence ATGCAGGAAAACATTGACAGGCTGATCATTTCGGCCTTGCAAGAGGATATATCACACGAAGACATAACGACAAATGCGGTGATAAAGGAGTACTCAAAAGGCAGGGCTAAACTCATTTGCAAAGAAGATGGGGTCATAGCAGGACTCAAAGTCTTCGAGCGCGTCTTCCTGCTTCTCGACAATAAAATTAAGATTGATCATTATTTCCATGATGGAGATACCGTTAAGGAAAATGACACTGCAGCTCTCGTTGAGGGAGACATCCGGGCAATACTCTCAGGCGAACGTACCGCGCTGAATTTCATACAGAGGATGAGCGGAATTGCTACACACACAAGAAAGATAGTGAAACTGCTCGAAGGCAGTGGTATAAAACTGTTGGATACCAGAAAAACAACCCCTAACAACAGGATATTTGAAAAATATGCGGTCAGGGTAGGCGGGGGACACAACCATCGGTTTAACCTTTCCGGCGGCATAATGCTCAAAGACAATCATATAGCCGCAGCTGGGGGAGTGAAGCAGGCCGTTGCTTCAGCAAGGGAATATGCCCCCTTTGTCCATAAAATTGAGGTAGAAGTTGAAGATCTGGAAATGGTCAAAGAGGCAGTGGAGGCTAAAGCGGATATAATAATGCTTGATAACATGAATGTTGAAGAAATGAAAAAAGCTGTGGAATTTATAGCTGGCAGGGCTGAGACAGAATGTTCAGGAAATGTCACAATAGAAAACATCCCCATGATAAGGGAGACAGGTATAGATTACATATCATCAGGTGCCATTACATACAATTCTTCAATACTGGACCTGTCGCTGAAAGAACTGGAAAGGATAAAATGA
- a CDS encoding isoleucine--tRNA ligase has translation MANDYKDTLFLPQTDFPMRANLSQREPEYLKFWYDIDLYEELKKKNKGKPSFILHDGPPYANASIHIGTATNKILKDFIVKYKWLRGYFAPYVPGYDTHGLPIELKVLKEMGINRDNISPVELRERCTEYAKKFAGVQTEQFKRLGVIGDWDHPYMTLVPAYEATQLEGFAKMVDKNLVYKGRKAIHWCIDCETALAAAEIEYSDEVSPSIFVAYTYKDAAKVFPQLEGKDVDIIIWTTTPWTLPASMAVAVHPRFDYGFYEVGDKVYLIAQGLKDKVIKATGLDLKEPIISCKGAELENSKALHPFYDKEVLVVLAEYVDLETGTGCVHTAPGHGNDDYETGVRYGIEIYNPVDETGHYYSDTPLFAGMSLSEAEKKIFEILTESKKLLGREKLSHSYPHCWRCKKPVIFRATEQWFVSVADFRDEALKSIDEVRWIPDWGKERITNMVRDRSDWCISRQRTWGVPIPAFYCEDCGEVILTGDRVLRVADKVRELGSNCWWSLSPEELIGDLAVCPKCGSKHLRKDEDIMDVWFDSGSSHSAVLDNWEDLRWPADLYLEGSDQHRGWFQTSLLNSVATRGTAPYKIVLTHGFIMAGDGRKMSKSLGNAMTPENIIDKNGADILRIWVASSDYRGDVRISQEIFENLIESYRRIRNTARFLLANLKGFDPEKDSMPNDKLSQIDQYILIKLEKLRSRCTNGFDEYEFHQPMTLIHQFCDNELSSFYIDVSKDKLYADGEHDDSRRSIRTVMWKVLRTITQMMSPVLSYTAEEIWQKMREMDPSLPKSVFLTDWPEPLGEGLDTSVEALWDSIMNARQGVLRGLEAARSKGVIGHSLDAHVQIKLSDYYKGLAGKVSDETWEFVLIVSSCEIVDEVRGSEVVYEDETTGLVIGVDKSKDEKCPRCWKRRPEVAEKGLCSRCKDVIGD, from the coding sequence ATGGCAAATGATTATAAAGACACACTGTTTCTCCCGCAGACGGATTTTCCGATGCGGGCCAACCTTTCACAGAGGGAACCGGAGTATCTCAAATTCTGGTACGACATCGACCTCTACGAAGAACTGAAAAAAAAGAACAAGGGCAAACCCTCATTCATTCTCCACGATGGGCCTCCATACGCCAATGCGAGCATACACATCGGTACAGCGACCAACAAGATCCTCAAGGACTTCATAGTCAAGTACAAATGGCTGCGCGGCTATTTTGCGCCATACGTGCCGGGATACGACACACATGGCCTTCCTATAGAACTTAAGGTCCTCAAGGAAATGGGCATTAACCGTGATAACATCAGCCCGGTAGAACTTCGTGAAAGATGTACGGAATATGCCAAAAAGTTTGCAGGAGTCCAGACGGAACAGTTCAAGCGCCTTGGTGTGATCGGAGACTGGGATCACCCCTACATGACGCTTGTTCCAGCATACGAGGCCACACAGCTTGAAGGATTTGCCAAGATGGTCGATAAAAACCTTGTATATAAGGGACGCAAGGCGATCCATTGGTGCATCGACTGCGAAACTGCCCTTGCGGCTGCGGAAATAGAGTACTCAGACGAAGTATCGCCCTCGATATTCGTAGCCTACACATACAAAGACGCTGCAAAAGTTTTCCCGCAGCTTGAAGGAAAAGATGTTGACATAATCATCTGGACGACCACTCCGTGGACACTTCCGGCTTCAATGGCCGTCGCTGTCCACCCCAGGTTCGACTATGGATTCTATGAAGTCGGGGACAAGGTATACCTCATCGCGCAGGGACTGAAGGACAAAGTAATAAAGGCCACAGGCCTTGACCTAAAAGAGCCGATCATCTCATGCAAGGGCGCTGAACTTGAAAATTCAAAGGCGCTGCATCCCTTCTACGATAAGGAAGTCCTGGTAGTACTTGCTGAGTATGTAGATCTTGAGACAGGAACAGGCTGCGTTCACACAGCACCCGGACATGGCAACGATGACTACGAGACCGGCGTGCGCTATGGCATTGAAATATACAATCCAGTTGATGAGACAGGACATTACTACTCCGACACGCCGCTTTTCGCAGGAATGTCGCTCTCAGAAGCTGAGAAGAAGATCTTCGAAATACTGACGGAATCAAAAAAACTCCTCGGACGTGAGAAGCTCTCCCACTCTTACCCGCACTGCTGGCGCTGCAAGAAACCCGTAATATTCAGGGCGACCGAGCAGTGGTTCGTCTCAGTTGCAGACTTCAGGGACGAAGCGCTTAAATCCATAGACGAAGTCAGATGGATACCCGACTGGGGCAAGGAACGCATCACGAACATGGTCAGGGACCGTTCAGACTGGTGCATAAGCAGACAGAGGACATGGGGAGTTCCTATCCCGGCCTTCTACTGCGAAGACTGCGGAGAGGTCATCCTTACAGGAGACAGGGTACTCAGGGTAGCCGACAAGGTCAGGGAACTCGGCAGCAACTGCTGGTGGAGCCTAAGCCCGGAAGAGCTGATCGGCGATCTGGCCGTATGTCCCAAATGCGGCAGCAAACACCTCCGCAAGGACGAAGACATCATGGACGTATGGTTCGATTCAGGCTCCAGCCATTCGGCAGTTCTTGACAACTGGGAAGACCTCCGCTGGCCGGCAGACTTATACCTTGAGGGAAGCGACCAGCATCGCGGATGGTTCCAGACATCGCTCCTCAACAGCGTTGCGACCCGCGGAACTGCTCCATACAAGATAGTGCTGACCCATGGATTTATCATGGCCGGAGACGGACGCAAGATGTCCAAGTCCCTTGGAAACGCCATGACTCCTGAAAACATAATAGACAAAAACGGCGCGGACATCCTCCGCATCTGGGTAGCCTCCTCCGATTACCGCGGCGATGTCCGCATTTCGCAGGAGATATTCGAGAACCTTATAGAATCATACCGCCGCATCAGGAACACGGCGCGGTTCCTGCTGGCCAACCTCAAGGGATTTGATCCGGAAAAAGACAGCATGCCCAATGATAAGCTTTCGCAGATAGACCAGTACATACTGATCAAGCTCGAAAAGCTTCGTTCAAGATGCACGAACGGATTTGACGAGTATGAGTTCCATCAGCCCATGACGCTTATACACCAGTTCTGTGACAACGAGCTCAGTTCATTCTACATAGACGTGAGCAAGGACAAGCTCTACGCAGACGGCGAACATGATGACAGCCGCCGCTCGATCCGCACCGTAATGTGGAAAGTGCTCAGGACCATAACGCAGATGATGTCCCCGGTCCTCTCCTACACAGCGGAAGAGATATGGCAGAAAATGCGCGAGATGGATCCCTCACTGCCGAAGAGCGTATTCCTCACAGACTGGCCGGAACCGCTTGGTGAAGGATTAGATACCTCTGTTGAGGCACTTTGGGACAGCATCATGAATGCCAGACAGGGAGTCCTCCGAGGACTCGAAGCAGCAAGAAGCAAAGGAGTCATCGGTCACTCACTCGACGCACATGTCCAGATAAAGCTCAGCGACTACTACAAAGGACTTGCGGGCAAGGTCAGCGACGAGACATGGGAGTTTGTCCTAATCGTATCTTCATGTGAGATAGTTGATGAGGTCAGGGGCTCAGAAGTCGTATACGAAGACGAAACCACGGGACTAGTGATAGGTGTTGACAAGTCCAAAGACGAAAAATGTCCGCGCTGCTGGAAGAGAAGGCCCGAAGTTGCAGAAAAAGGCCTCTGCAGCCGCTGCAAAGATGTCATCGGAGACTAA
- a CDS encoding RluA family pseudouridine synthase, whose translation MSSETKREDINIKAGEREASSLFFYEGEDSQESIAVTETFTVSEEMSGHRLDFVISRQLGLSRGFSQKLIKEGRTSLLPERRIKSSIKVDTGDEISVSVPPEVTLDLEPEDVPFEEVYSDTDIIVINKPAGLVVHPAPGHWTGTLVHGLLYRYPDIGCLNGVKRPGIVHRLDATTSGLMVVARNGLAQEGLFRDFKARRVEKEYLALCWGTPASPKGEIRYPIGRDPYNKLRMAVTEDGRDAWTDYGTIWSRNGYTLIKCRLHTGRTHQIRVHLAAIKCPLVGDRTYAPSRPSPFEEDRVFLHSWKLSFEHPRSKQKMAFRAPLAPELSALLAEIGEVRR comes from the coding sequence ATGTCATCGGAGACTAAAAGAGAAGATATAAATATAAAAGCGGGGGAGAGGGAAGCCTCTTCCCTCTTTTTCTATGAGGGTGAAGATTCTCAGGAGAGTATCGCTGTAACTGAAACATTCACAGTATCAGAAGAGATGTCCGGTCACAGGCTTGACTTTGTCATCTCAAGGCAGCTTGGCCTCAGCAGGGGTTTTTCGCAAAAGCTCATAAAAGAGGGAAGGACATCGCTCCTCCCCGAAAGGCGCATCAAGTCCTCTATAAAAGTTGATACGGGTGATGAAATATCGGTCTCGGTCCCCCCGGAAGTGACCCTCGACCTCGAACCTGAGGACGTGCCGTTCGAAGAAGTATACTCAGACACCGACATAATAGTGATAAACAAGCCCGCAGGCCTGGTAGTCCATCCCGCTCCCGGCCACTGGACAGGGACCCTGGTCCACGGACTTCTTTACAGATACCCGGACATCGGCTGCCTCAACGGAGTAAAGCGCCCCGGCATAGTCCACAGGCTCGACGCCACAACATCCGGCCTTATGGTTGTAGCAAGGAACGGCCTTGCACAGGAAGGGCTCTTCAGGGACTTCAAAGCCAGAAGGGTAGAAAAGGAATACCTCGCGCTTTGTTGGGGAACGCCAGCCTCACCAAAAGGCGAGATCCGCTATCCCATAGGCCGCGACCCATACAACAAGCTGAGAATGGCCGTAACGGAAGACGGCAGGGACGCCTGGACGGACTACGGGACCATCTGGAGCAGAAACGGATACACCCTGATAAAATGCCGCCTCCACACCGGCCGGACCCACCAGATAAGAGTCCACCTGGCCGCTATAAAATGCCCCCTGGTTGGCGACAGGACCTACGCCCCCTCAAGGCCATCGCCCTTCGAAGAGGACAGGGTCTTTCTGCATTCATGGAAGCTAAGTTTCGAACATCCCCGCTCGAAGCAGAAAATGGCTTTTCGCGCGCCGTTGGCGCCAGAGCTGTCTGCACTGCTGGCAGAAATAGGCGAAGTGCGGCGATAA
- a CDS encoding DUF1015 domain-containing protein yields MKPCFMPADILLPNEKIEMEKWAVIACDQYTSQPEYWEKVREFVGSSESALNLVFPEVYLGKEDGRIENICASMKEYLKNGTVTQAVSNGYILVERQVGHGTRTGLIGVIDLEEYDFTPGSEKLIRATEGTVLSRIPPRVRIRENAVLECPHVMLLIDDPERQLIEPLAAKKENLRKLYDFDLMLDGGNVRGYAVEGERAESLTKLISQMQAESNNFFLAAGDGNHSLATAKTCWEKIKVNLSEEERANHPARFSMVEVINLHDDSLNFEPIHRVVDDYDCATILKHFNKYIEDNGLTGREGDEITFVDPSENKVGFALDGLNGRLPVDVLQRFLDELTKNDPDKLDYIHGENHVMDLLKKKKATGILLKSIDKSSLFPGIAAGGVLPRKTFSIGHADEKRFYVECRKICG; encoded by the coding sequence ATGAAGCCATGTTTTATGCCTGCGGACATACTGCTGCCGAATGAAAAAATAGAAATGGAAAAGTGGGCCGTTATCGCCTGTGACCAGTACACTAGTCAGCCTGAATACTGGGAGAAGGTCAGGGAATTTGTTGGGTCATCCGAATCCGCGCTTAACCTCGTGTTTCCTGAAGTCTATCTTGGAAAAGAAGACGGCAGGATCGAGAATATATGCGCCTCCATGAAGGAATATCTTAAAAACGGTACCGTGACCCAGGCTGTATCCAACGGCTATATCCTCGTCGAACGCCAGGTCGGTCACGGAACAAGGACGGGCCTCATCGGAGTCATAGACCTTGAAGAGTATGACTTCACCCCGGGCTCGGAAAAGCTTATAAGGGCAACAGAGGGAACAGTCCTCTCCAGGATCCCCCCGAGGGTAAGGATAAGGGAGAACGCCGTACTCGAATGCCCCCATGTCATGCTCTTGATCGATGATCCTGAGAGGCAGCTTATCGAACCCCTGGCGGCTAAAAAAGAAAACCTGAGAAAACTCTACGACTTTGACCTCATGCTTGACGGTGGCAACGTAAGGGGCTATGCGGTCGAAGGGGAGAGGGCAGAGTCTCTGACTAAGCTTATTTCCCAGATGCAGGCAGAGAGCAACAACTTTTTCCTGGCGGCCGGCGACGGCAACCATTCACTTGCAACGGCAAAGACATGCTGGGAGAAAATAAAAGTAAACCTGAGCGAAGAAGAAAGGGCCAACCATCCCGCCAGATTCTCCATGGTGGAGGTCATCAACCTTCATGACGATTCACTTAACTTTGAACCCATCCACCGTGTCGTCGACGACTATGACTGTGCGACGATTCTTAAACATTTCAATAAATATATCGAAGACAACGGGCTGACTGGACGCGAGGGTGATGAAATAACCTTCGTTGATCCCAGTGAAAATAAAGTAGGTTTTGCTCTTGATGGACTAAACGGAAGACTTCCTGTCGATGTCCTCCAGCGCTTCCTCGATGAACTTACGAAGAACGACCCGGATAAGCTTGATTACATCCACGGCGAGAACCATGTAATGGACCTCTTAAAAAAGAAAAAAGCGACAGGCATCCTGCTCAAGTCGATAGACAAAAGCAGCCTCTTTCCCGGCATAGCCGCCGGCGGAGTACTGCCCAGAAAGACCTTCTCAATAGGGCATGCCGATGAGAAGCGATTCTACGTAGAATGCCGCAAGATATGCGGCTAG
- a CDS encoding L-aspartate oxidase yields MKKFDVIIVGTGVSGLFAALNLHNDRQIAVLTKAALNETDSFLAQGGICVQADDEDFESFMEDTLSAGHYENNREAVAVMINQSREIIEDLLQAGVEFDRDNSGFSYTKEAAHSRPRILHCKDSTGREINSRLLKKVQELSNVTVMEKITVTDILSENGRCHGVTVRDISGKYENYCAQATILATGGIGGLFKRSTNYSHLTGDALAIALKNKIRIRDISYIQIHPTSLYTEEPGRAFLISESVRGEGAVLIDKDGKRFTDELQPRDIVTQKIYQQMEKDQMPYVRLCLKGYVKGDIAKRFPMIYEHCLKQGYDITKEPIPVTPAQHYFMGGIETDLNGRTDMDSLYAVGETSCNGVHGKNRLASNSLLESLVFSKRAAQDINRNRHSVEHPTFPEPSEFSCEERILEDKDLIMSEIRKGESNAGKH; encoded by the coding sequence ATGAAAAAGTTCGATGTGATCATAGTAGGTACCGGAGTCTCGGGACTCTTCGCCGCGCTTAATCTGCATAACGACAGACAGATAGCAGTGCTGACCAAAGCAGCCCTGAATGAAACAGACTCTTTTCTGGCGCAGGGCGGTATATGTGTGCAGGCTGATGATGAAGATTTCGAAAGTTTCATGGAGGATACGCTGAGTGCGGGCCACTATGAAAACAACAGGGAAGCTGTCGCTGTGATGATAAACCAGTCCAGGGAGATAATAGAGGACCTTCTTCAGGCGGGTGTCGAGTTCGACAGAGACAATTCAGGCTTTTCGTACACCAAAGAGGCTGCACACTCAAGGCCGAGGATACTGCATTGTAAAGACAGCACTGGCAGAGAGATAAACAGCAGATTGCTTAAAAAGGTGCAGGAGCTCAGCAACGTTACTGTAATGGAAAAGATCACTGTTACAGACATACTTTCAGAGAATGGCCGCTGTCACGGTGTGACAGTAAGGGACATCAGCGGAAAATATGAAAATTACTGCGCCCAGGCAACTATATTGGCGACAGGCGGAATAGGGGGACTTTTTAAGCGGTCCACAAACTACTCCCATCTTACAGGAGACGCCCTTGCAATAGCTTTGAAAAACAAGATCAGGATCCGTGATATCAGCTATATCCAGATCCATCCTACCTCGCTCTATACGGAGGAACCGGGCAGGGCCTTTCTCATATCTGAATCAGTTCGCGGAGAAGGTGCCGTACTCATAGACAAAGATGGAAAGCGCTTCACGGATGAACTTCAGCCCCGCGATATTGTGACTCAAAAGATATATCAACAGATGGAGAAGGATCAAATGCCCTATGTACGCCTCTGTCTCAAAGGATATGTGAAGGGCGATATTGCGAAAAGGTTCCCCATGATCTATGAGCATTGTCTGAAGCAGGGATACGACATAACAAAAGAGCCCATTCCGGTCACGCCCGCCCAGCACTACTTCATGGGCGGCATTGAGACAGATCTCAACGGCAGGACGGACATGGACTCCCTCTATGCGGTAGGAGAAACGAGCTGCAACGGAGTCCACGGCAAAAACCGCCTCGCAAGCAACTCCCTGCTGGAGAGCCTGGTGTTCAGCAAGAGGGCAGCGCAGGACATAAACAGGAACCGGCATTCGGTAGAGCATCCTACCTTCCCTGAACCGTCTGAGTTTTCCTGTGAAGAGCGTATCCTTGAAGATAAAGACTTGATCATGAGTGAGATAAGAAAGGGAGAGAGTAATGCAGGAAAACATTGA
- a CDS encoding DNA-binding transcriptional regulator translates to MMDGEKRRYNILENLKQTSIPLSGSLLADAYGVSRQVIVQDIALLRAQKHDILSTNSGYILKIPSRPQRLFYVVHDDESILDELFTIVDLGGHIIDVQIQHPAYGNFAAMLNVRSRKDAEKLMESISSGRSRPLKNLTQNRHCHLVEAETEEDLNIIESELRRKGYLCD, encoded by the coding sequence ATAATGGACGGAGAAAAGAGAAGATATAATATTCTGGAAAATCTCAAACAGACCAGCATTCCCCTTTCGGGGTCATTACTGGCTGATGCCTACGGCGTGAGCCGACAGGTAATAGTCCAGGATATCGCCCTTCTCAGGGCACAGAAACATGATATCCTCTCAACAAACTCCGGCTACATTCTGAAAATACCTTCAAGACCCCAGAGACTTTTTTACGTAGTTCACGATGACGAGAGCATCCTGGACGAACTTTTCACAATAGTAGATCTGGGCGGTCACATAATTGACGTCCAGATCCAACATCCGGCATACGGAAATTTTGCTGCAATGCTCAATGTGAGATCCCGCAAAGATGCGGAAAAACTCATGGAAAGCATTTCATCGGGCAGGAGCCGCCCTCTCAAAAACCTGACGCAGAACAGACACTGCCACCTGGTTGAGGCTGAGACCGAAGAAGATCTGAATATTATAGAAAGTGAGCTGCGCAGAAAAGGATATCTTTGCGACTGA
- a CDS encoding polysaccharide biosynthesis protein has protein sequence MKEHCFLKSLLSIYLKVASRRRYVLFLDFISLALAVYFGYALRLTFFIEMGYAGELVQTIFIFSACILIPLIWGGVYKVVWPRASVEEYTILLRWYVVGTAIFLVLFKISDELRIPRSSLSILIILGLFFLTTTRAFWKLAFVTRSLRTCEQKRALIIGAGEAATMLARDLIRNDTDLKPIGFVDDKPELNNMLLASLKVLGTTEDIRKIVIAENVTVALIAIPSAPGHKIKEFIGTMDGLNIEVRILPSLLDIADGNVSVKLLRSVKLEDLLRREPVKLDNPEIENLIRGKRVLVTGAGGSIGSEICRQVAAKGPSELLVLGHGEQSIYNLLESFSQSGNKVPIVPIIADIADKVTLESIFKKHMPHLVFHAAAHKHVPLMEDNPREALRVNSFGTRTLAEMAGKYQVERMVMISTDKAVHPSSIMGATKRIAERMLFYVQKRYPDTSYMAVRFGNVLGSRGSVIPKFEQQIERGGPVTVTHKDMKRYFMLIPEAVSLVLQAGTMGSGGELFVLDMGEPVNIAEMAETLIRLHGHEPYRDIKIEFTGIRPGEKLYEELFYDPDHVGTTSSEKIYLSKFSPEKESLLPRVERLLADSAEASLSEAELKAAIFQLGGNGENVAAEPPIRL, from the coding sequence ATAAAAGAACATTGTTTTCTGAAAAGTCTTTTGTCTATTTATCTTAAAGTTGCGTCAAGGAGGAGATATGTGCTCTTCCTTGACTTTATTTCACTTGCCCTCGCGGTCTACTTCGGATACGCCCTCAGGCTTACTTTCTTTATTGAAATGGGCTACGCCGGAGAACTTGTTCAGACTATTTTCATCTTCTCCGCCTGTATTCTTATCCCCCTCATTTGGGGTGGGGTTTACAAAGTCGTGTGGCCCAGAGCGAGCGTAGAAGAATATACGATCCTGCTAAGATGGTATGTTGTAGGCACAGCCATCTTCCTGGTCCTCTTCAAGATAAGCGATGAATTGAGGATCCCCAGATCTTCCCTCTCTATACTTATTATCCTCGGTCTCTTCTTTCTTACAACGACTCGAGCTTTCTGGAAGCTTGCATTCGTGACACGCTCCTTAAGAACATGCGAACAAAAGCGGGCACTTATTATCGGTGCAGGAGAGGCGGCCACGATGCTTGCAAGGGACCTTATCAGAAACGACACGGATCTTAAACCGATCGGCTTTGTCGACGATAAACCCGAATTGAATAACATGTTGCTGGCATCACTTAAGGTGCTTGGAACTACAGAAGATATCCGCAAGATAGTAATAGCCGAGAATGTTACGGTAGCATTAATAGCTATTCCCTCCGCGCCGGGCCATAAGATAAAGGAATTTATCGGAACAATGGATGGCCTAAATATTGAAGTCAGGATACTGCCCAGCCTTCTGGATATTGCAGACGGAAACGTAAGCGTCAAACTACTCCGTTCTGTTAAACTTGAAGACCTCCTGCGCAGGGAGCCAGTCAAACTGGACAACCCGGAGATAGAAAACCTTATCAGGGGCAAACGCGTCCTTGTTACAGGCGCCGGCGGCTCGATCGGATCCGAGATTTGCAGGCAGGTAGCTGCAAAAGGGCCTTCCGAACTGCTTGTTCTTGGTCACGGAGAGCAGTCCATCTATAACCTGCTTGAATCATTCAGCCAGTCCGGCAACAAAGTGCCTATTGTACCGATAATCGCTGACATAGCGGATAAGGTCACCCTTGAATCGATATTCAAAAAACACATGCCGCACCTTGTCTTCCACGCCGCTGCCCACAAGCATGTACCGCTGATGGAAGATAACCCAAGGGAGGCCCTTCGCGTCAATTCTTTCGGGACAAGGACACTTGCGGAAATGGCAGGCAAATACCAGGTGGAGAGAATGGTAATGATATCAACGGACAAGGCGGTCCACCCCTCTAGTATAATGGGAGCAACAAAAAGGATAGCCGAGCGGATGCTCTTCTATGTCCAGAAGAGATATCCTGATACATCCTATATGGCAGTACGCTTTGGCAACGTCCTAGGAAGCCGGGGCAGTGTCATCCCAAAGTTTGAGCAGCAAATCGAAAGGGGAGGCCCTGTCACCGTAACGCACAAAGATATGAAGCGCTACTTCATGCTTATCCCTGAGGCAGTAAGCCTTGTGCTCCAGGCCGGAACAATGGGAAGCGGGGGAGAACTTTTCGTCCTTGATATGGGAGAACCCGTAAACATAGCAGAAATGGCCGAGACCCTCATAAGGCTCCACGGTCATGAACCATACAGGGACATCAAAATAGAATTCACAGGTATCCGCCCCGGAGAAAAACTCTACGAAGAGCTCTTCTACGATCCGGACCACGTAGGTACAACGTCCAGCGAGAAGATATATCTGAGCAAGTTCTCCCCCGAGAAAGAATCGCTGCTTCCCAGAGTCGAAAGGCTTTTGGCAGACTCGGCGGAAGCTTCTTTGTCTGAAGCAGAGTTAAAAGCCGCAATATTCCAGCTGGGCGGTAATGGGGAGAATGTGGCGGCGGAGCCGCCGATAAGGCTATAA